The DNA segment TTCTAGAGATTCTTCAAGACGGTTTTGGTTTCCTTCGCAGCGCAGACAGCTCTTACCTTGCTGGCCCAGATGACATCTATGTCTCTCCAAGCCAAATTCGTCGTTTCAACCTGAGAACAGGTGACTCGATTGCCGGTAAGATTCGCCCGCCAAAAGACGGTGAACGTTACTTCGCATTGTTGAAAGTTAACACGGTTAACCATGACAAACCTGACAATGCTCGAAATAAGATTCTGTTTGAAAACCTGACGCCACTGCACGCTAATGAGCGTATGGTTATGGAGCGCGGTAACGGTGCGACAGAAGATATTACAGCTCGTATCCTAGATTTAGCGTCACCTATCGGTAAGGGTCAACGTGGTCTAATCGTTGCTCCACCAAAAGCGGGTAAAACAATGCTGCTGCAAAACATTGCACAGAGCATTGCCCACAACCACCCAGAATGTGAGCTAATGGTGCTTCTTATCGACGAACGTCCAGAGGAAGTAACTGAGATGCAACGCCTTGTTAAAGGTGAAGTCGTTGCATCGACATTCGATGAACCAGCGTCACGTCACGTACAAGTGGCAGAGATGGTTATCGAAAAAGCCAAGCGTCTAGTTGAACACAAAAAAGACGTGGTGATCCTTCTAGACTCGATCACTCGTCTAGCTCGCGCATACAACACCGTAGTGCCATCATCAGGTAAGGTACTGACTGGTGGTGTTGATGCGAACGCACTGCACCGTCCAAAGCGTTTCTTTGGTGCGGCACGTAATGTAGAAGAGGGTGGTAGCTTAACAATCATCGCAACTGCTCTGGTTGATACTGGCTCTAAGATGGACGAAGTTATCTACGAAGAGTTCAAGGGTACAGGTAACATGGAACTGCACTTGAACCGTAAGATCGCTGAAAAACGTGTTTTCCCTGCGATTGACTTTAACCGCAGTGGCACTCGTCGCGAAGAGCTTCTGACTAAAAATGATGAGCTGCAGAAGATGTGGATTCTGCGCAAGATTGTTCACCCAATGGGCGAGATCGATGCAATGGAGTTCCTCATCGACAAGCTAGCGATGACGAAAACCAACGACGAGTTCTTTGACGCGATGCGTCGTCAGAAATAATCGGGTTTTTATACCAGTTCGTGAGAGCGCTACCAGTTTTGGTGGCGCTTTTTTATTGCTTTATCATTAACGCACTTCCAAAATGATTGGTAGGACTAATCAGGAGATTTCTATGCGACATGGATGGTTGATAGCTCTCGTGGTGAGCTTACTATGGTTGTCTCCAGTCAATGCGGGCACTATTGAAATCACTCAGCAAACCGCATATAGCTGGATGAGTGATGAACGCTCCCAGAATAAAGCATCAGAGTTACTACAACAGCTACAAGACAATAAAGTTGATAGCGTTAAATTTGCGATAGAGCGCTTAGCGATGCCTCAGCAAGAGGTCGTGAAGTACTTACTACTGACAGACATGGAACAGTCACAAGTTGCACTATCAACCAAGATGGCGCTGTTTGTTGATGCCCAACGCACTCTCAGGCCCACCTATCAAGTGATTGAACAAGGAGATGGTTATGAGTTCTCTGCCCCCGCATTTAATTACCCAGCGACAGCCACTCGCCTTATTAATCGTTGGAAGATAGACCAAAAAACGCTTGATGTTGTTCTGCAGGCAGAGCGCGGTGAACTTGTCCTCAGAGATTATCTCTCCGGTGATGAAGTTCAGCTTAAAACACGCGAGGATCTGCTTATTCAAGAGTTAAGCAGTTTGTCTGAGCAAGCAATTGAAGTGTTAGTAGAGCAGATCACGGTCGCCAATATTAACGCGTGGTTGCCGCGCTCTAGAGTGATGGTGAACTTGGCGAGACAGTCCCGCAGTGATGAGCTATATCGACTCCTTTGGTTGATGAAGGCTGATACTCATAGCCAGCGTGAACTGGAGCGATTGTCTCAAGAGTCGAGTTCTTTTGCTTATCAACAAGTGATGGCCGCAACCAATAATCCCAGTCTGAAAAGTCAAGCACTCCAGCAACTAGCACGAGTTAAACCGATGCCTGAGGATGTGCGCTCTTTTCTGGTCATGCGCATGACTATTGAGGAAGATGCACCTATTGTTGCTCGCGAGTTAGTAGATCAGGGCTACAGCCAGTGGTTGGAAGAGTTAATGGCAACGAATGGTCGAGTTCGAGCGAATGCGATTAATGGTGTGTTAGCAAAATAACCCCTCTGACGTGCTGCCCCCACGAGCATTTGGTATACTACTGACAACGATTACTTGCCAGTAGAAGGCCCATGAGCTTTAAGGATTTACGCTACTTCATTGACCATTTGGAGCATAAAGGTCTACTTAAACGTATTACTCACCCTGTTGACCCTGCCTATGAAATGACAGAGATCAGTGACCGCACTTTACGTCAAGGTGGGCCCGCTTTGTTGTTTGAAAACCCTATCGGGTCGGATTATCCCGTGTTGACCAACCTTTTTGGTACGCCGGAGCGTGTCGCTATCGGTATGGGGCGTGACAATGTCAAAGAACTCCGCGAAGTTGGTAAGCTACTGGCCTATTTAAAAGAGCCCGAGCCACCTAAAGGCTTTAAAGATGCGCTTGAGAAACTACCGGTTTTTCGTCAGGTATTAAATATGCCTGTAAAGCGTTTGCGCAATGCGCCTTGTCAGCAAGTAGTATGGCAGGGTGATGAGGTCGATCTTGATAAAATCCCGGTGATGAGTTGCTGGCCAGAGGATGTGGCACCGCTATTAACATGGGGTCTTACCATTACCAAAGGGCCAAATAAAAAGCGTCAAAACTTAGGCATCTACCGACAGCAAAAAATAGCAAAGAACAAAATCATCATGAGATGGTTAGCTCATCGTGGCGGTGCTCTAGACTTGCGTGACTGGATGGAGACAAACCCAGGCAAACCTTTCCCTGTTTCCGTCGCTTTTGGTGCAGACCCAGCAACCATCCTTGGTGCCGTAACCCCGGTACCTGATACTTTATCTGAATATGCTTTTGCGGGGTTGCTTCGAGGCAAAAAGACGGAAGTGGTTCGCTCGTTGAGTAATGATTTAGACGTACCAGCCAGCGCTGAAATTGTGATGGAAGGTTACATAGATCCTAAAGAGTATGCAGATGAGGGACCCTATGGCGATCACACGGGGTACTACAACGAAAAAGAGCAGCACCACGTTTTCACTATAACTCATGTTACGATGCGTAATAATCCGATCTATCACAGCACTTACACAGGTCGCCCACCAGACGAGCCGGCCGTGCTAGGTGTTGCTCTTAATGAAGTGTTTGTGCCAATCTTGCAAAAGCAGTTTCCTGAAATTGCTGATTTCTACTTACCCCCTGAAAGGTGCTCTTATCGCATGGCGGTAGTGACACTCAAGAAGCAATATCCAGGGCACGCTAAGCGCGTGATGATGGGAGTTTGGTCTTTCTTGCGCCAATTTATGTACACCAAGTATGTGATTGTGTGTGATGAAAGTGTTGATGCGAGAAACTGGGACAGTGTCGCTAAAGCGATAAATGAGAACATGTCACCAGAAAGAGACTGCCTCTTTATCGATAATACGCCAATAGACTCTTTGGATTTTGCGTCGCCTGTTGTTGGCCTTGGGTCAAAAATGGGGTTGGATGCGACAACTAAGTGGTCGGTTGAGCGTGATGAAAGTGATGACTCCCCATTATCTTGTGATATCAAGCAACTCGAAAATAAACTGCGTGAAAGTTTACCGAACTTGAAGCAATGTTTTGTACCAGAT comes from the Vibrio astriarenae genome and includes:
- the rho gene encoding transcription termination factor Rho; this encodes MNLTELKNRPVSELVKLGESLGLENLARLRKQDIIFSILKAHAKSGEDIFGDGVLEILQDGFGFLRSADSSYLAGPDDIYVSPSQIRRFNLRTGDSIAGKIRPPKDGERYFALLKVNTVNHDKPDNARNKILFENLTPLHANERMVMERGNGATEDITARILDLASPIGKGQRGLIVAPPKAGKTMLLQNIAQSIAHNHPECELMVLLIDERPEEVTEMQRLVKGEVVASTFDEPASRHVQVAEMVIEKAKRLVEHKKDVVILLDSITRLARAYNTVVPSSGKVLTGGVDANALHRPKRFFGAARNVEEGGSLTIIATALVDTGSKMDEVIYEEFKGTGNMELHLNRKIAEKRVFPAIDFNRSGTRREELLTKNDELQKMWILRKIVHPMGEIDAMEFLIDKLAMTKTNDEFFDAMRRQK